One genomic window of Oryctolagus cuniculus chromosome 11, mOryCun1.1, whole genome shotgun sequence includes the following:
- the PFDN4 gene encoding prefoldin subunit 4 isoform X1 produces the protein MAAAGLTPKAAEDVNVTFEDQQKINKFARNTSRITELKEEIEVKKKQLQNLEDACDDIMLAEDDCLMIPYQIGDVFISHSQEETQEMLEEAKKNLQEEIDALESRVESIQRVLADLKVQLYAKFGSNINLEADES, from the exons ATGGCAGCCGCGGGCCTGACGCCCAAG gcTGCAGAAGATGTCAATGTTACTTTTGAAGATCaacaaaagataaacaaattCGCAAGGAATACGAGTAGAATCACAGagctaaaggaagaaatagaagtaaaaaag AAACAACTCCAAAATTTAGAAGATGCCTGTGACGACATCATGCTTGCAGAGGATGACTGCTTGATGATTCCTTATCAGATCGGTGACGTTTTCATCAGCCACTCGCAAGAAGAAACACAGGAAATGTTAGAAGAGGCAAAG aaaaatttgCAAGAAGAAATTGACGCCTTAGAATCCAGAGTGGAATCCATTCAACGAGTGTTAGCAGATTTGAAAGTTCAGTTATATGCAAAATTCGGGAGCAACATAAACCTTGAAGCTGATGAaagttaa
- the PFDN4 gene encoding prefoldin subunit 4 isoform X2: MAATMKKAAAEDVNVTFEDQQKINKFARNTSRITELKEEIEVKKKQLQNLEDACDDIMLAEDDCLMIPYQIGDVFISHSQEETQEMLEEAKKNLQEEIDALESRVESIQRVLADLKVQLYAKFGSNINLEADES; the protein is encoded by the exons ATGGCGGCCACCATGAAGAAGGCG gcTGCAGAAGATGTCAATGTTACTTTTGAAGATCaacaaaagataaacaaattCGCAAGGAATACGAGTAGAATCACAGagctaaaggaagaaatagaagtaaaaaag AAACAACTCCAAAATTTAGAAGATGCCTGTGACGACATCATGCTTGCAGAGGATGACTGCTTGATGATTCCTTATCAGATCGGTGACGTTTTCATCAGCCACTCGCAAGAAGAAACACAGGAAATGTTAGAAGAGGCAAAG aaaaatttgCAAGAAGAAATTGACGCCTTAGAATCCAGAGTGGAATCCATTCAACGAGTGTTAGCAGATTTGAAAGTTCAGTTATATGCAAAATTCGGGAGCAACATAAACCTTGAAGCTGATGAaagttaa
- the PFDN4 gene encoding prefoldin subunit 4 isoform X3, producing MAAEDVNVTFEDQQKINKFARNTSRITELKEEIEVKKKQLQNLEDACDDIMLAEDDCLMIPYQIGDVFISHSQEETQEMLEEAKKNLQEEIDALESRVESIQRVLADLKVQLYAKFGSNINLEADES from the exons ATG gcTGCAGAAGATGTCAATGTTACTTTTGAAGATCaacaaaagataaacaaattCGCAAGGAATACGAGTAGAATCACAGagctaaaggaagaaatagaagtaaaaaag AAACAACTCCAAAATTTAGAAGATGCCTGTGACGACATCATGCTTGCAGAGGATGACTGCTTGATGATTCCTTATCAGATCGGTGACGTTTTCATCAGCCACTCGCAAGAAGAAACACAGGAAATGTTAGAAGAGGCAAAG aaaaatttgCAAGAAGAAATTGACGCCTTAGAATCCAGAGTGGAATCCATTCAACGAGTGTTAGCAGATTTGAAAGTTCAGTTATATGCAAAATTCGGGAGCAACATAAACCTTGAAGCTGATGAaagttaa